A window of the Vicingus serpentipes genome harbors these coding sequences:
- the pnuC gene encoding nicotinamide riboside transporter PnuC, which produces MELWISNNIALLIEILAVIFGVLYTVLMAKNKISCWIFGIIGSLLSVYLFLVYAKLYAEALLSVYYVFAGVYGWMVWKKQEVIEEVYQRKIMTHVKLVSVGIVLSFLMYFGLVYFFKEAQKPLIDSFTTIFSFIATYLMAKKWIENWFYWIVIDGVSVYLYFTRDLNIYALLMLVYTIIVVYGYFEWKKLKVIKVG; this is translated from the coding sequence ATGGAGCTTTGGATATCTAATAATATTGCTTTATTAATAGAAATTTTAGCCGTTATTTTTGGTGTGCTTTACACTGTTTTGATGGCAAAGAATAAAATTTCTTGTTGGATTTTTGGAATTATTGGTTCGCTTCTAAGTGTCTATTTATTTTTAGTTTATGCCAAGCTATATGCTGAAGCCTTACTGTCTGTTTATTATGTGTTTGCTGGAGTTTATGGTTGGATGGTTTGGAAAAAACAAGAAGTTATAGAAGAAGTTTATCAACGAAAAATAATGACACATGTTAAGCTTGTAAGTGTTGGTATAGTGCTTTCTTTTTTAATGTATTTTGGATTAGTTTATTTTTTTAAAGAAGCTCAAAAACCATTAATTGATTCCTTTACTACCATTTTTAGTTTTATTGCAACATACTTAATGGCTAAAAAATGGATAGAAAATTGGTTTTATTGGATTGTGATAGATGGTGTTTCTGTTTACCTTTATTTTACACGTGATTTAAATATTTATGCTCTATTAATGTTGGTTTACACCATTATTGTTGTTTATGGATATTTTGAATGGAAGAAATTAAAAGTAATTAAAGTTGGCTAA
- a CDS encoding AAA family ATPase has product MAKQFVITGPESTGKSTLTKMLAQEYNTSWVKEYAREYLNKLGEDYTFEDVIEMAKIQLKSEKEAILKNELLFLDTDLTVFYVWIKEKYNKEVDWINEHLDQPHNKIYLLCDIDIPWEEDPLREHPSIEDRKRLFGNYVELLGKHKLSYYIISGDVNARLKKAKEIIESSI; this is encoded by the coding sequence TTGGCTAAGCAATTCGTAATAACAGGTCCAGAATCTACTGGAAAATCGACATTAACAAAAATGCTAGCTCAAGAATACAATACCTCTTGGGTAAAGGAATATGCTCGTGAATATCTAAATAAATTAGGAGAAGATTACACTTTTGAAGATGTAATTGAAATGGCTAAAATTCAATTAAAAAGTGAAAAGGAAGCTATCTTGAAAAATGAATTGTTGTTTTTGGACACTGACTTAACGGTTTTTTATGTTTGGATTAAAGAAAAATACAATAAAGAAGTGGATTGGATTAATGAACACTTAGATCAGCCTCATAATAAAATTTATTTGTTGTGTGATATTGATATTCCTTGGGAAGAAGACCCCTTAAGAGAGCATCCAAGTATAGAAGATAGAAAACGATTATTCGGAAATTATGTTGAGCTACTAGGAAAACACAAATTATCATATTATATTATTTCTGGAGATGTTAATGCACGATTAAAAAAAGCAAAAGAAATAATAGAGAGTTCAATATAA
- a CDS encoding DUF1801 domain-containing protein produces MAENKTQKTNQSVEDFINSVDHEGKRKDGFQILEMMKTITKEEPRMWGASIIGFGDVRYKYASGREGDWFKVGFSPRKAKISLYLMGCDVSKADEMLGRLGKHKTGKGCLYINKLADIDKEVLKEMIKEGYENGHIGTEEH; encoded by the coding sequence ATGGCAGAGAATAAAACTCAAAAAACAAATCAAAGTGTTGAAGATTTTATTAATTCGGTGGACCACGAAGGGAAACGAAAAGATGGATTTCAAATTTTAGAAATGATGAAAACCATAACTAAAGAAGAGCCTCGTATGTGGGGTGCTTCTATAATTGGTTTTGGTGATGTACGTTACAAATATGCAAGTGGTAGAGAAGGAGATTGGTTTAAAGTGGGCTTTTCGCCTCGTAAAGCAAAAATTTCATTGTACTTAATGGGTTGTGATGTTTCTAAGGCCGATGAAATGCTAGGTAGGCTTGGGAAACATAAAACTGGGAAGGGTTGTTTATACATCAATAAATTGGCCGATATTGATAAAGAAGTGTTAAAAGAAATGATAAAAGAGGGTTATGAAAATGGGCACATTGGCACAGAAGAGCATTAA
- a CDS encoding 30S ribosomal protein S16 produces the protein MPTKIRLQRHGKKRFAFYHVVVADSRAPRDGKFIEKLGTYNPNTNPATIDIDFDRSLHWVKTGAQPTETCKALLSYKGVIHKNHLDKGVLKGALTQEQADKKFAAWLEEKASKIDGKKDSLAKAADADAKARFAAEQEANAKKAAEVAAKMAPPVEEVVEEAAPEVEAVAEATPEVAAEEAPAAEEEKKDAE, from the coding sequence ATTAGATTACAAAGACATGGTAAAAAAAGATTTGCTTTTTACCACGTTGTAGTAGCTGACAGCCGTGCCCCACGAGATGGGAAATTTATTGAAAAATTAGGCACGTACAATCCAAACACTAACCCTGCAACAATCGATATCGATTTTGATAGATCTTTGCACTGGGTTAAAACAGGAGCTCAACCTACTGAAACATGTAAAGCCCTTTTATCTTATAAAGGAGTAATACATAAAAATCACCTTGATAAAGGTGTATTAAAAGGAGCTTTAACTCAAGAACAAGCTGACAAAAAATTTGCTGCTTGGCTAGAAGAAAAAGCTAGTAAAATTGATGGTAAAAAAGATAGCTTAGCTAAAGCTGCTGATGCAGATGCTAAAGCTAGATTTGCTGCTGAACAAGAAGCTAATGCAAAAAAAGCTGCTGAAGTTGCTGCTAAAATGGCACCTCCAGTAGAAGAAGTAGTTGAAGAAGCTGCCCCAGAAGTAGAAGCTGTTGCTGAAGCTACTCCAGAAGTTGCTGCTGAAGAAGCACCTGCTGCTGAAGAAGAGAAAAAAGACGCTGAATAA
- the rimM gene encoding ribosome maturation factor RimM (Essential for efficient processing of 16S rRNA), with product MNIEECFYLGYTSKLHGKQGELIAKLDVDNPEKYKKLESVLIRVHKQDNVLIPFFITNTQVLNNGTIKLKIDDVDSVDSAKELIGKELYLPLTQLPKLTGNKFYYHEVVGYKVVDEIKGELGIIKEVLDYPTQAIIEITHPSKKEILIPITDQVIKNVNREEQLIEVLAPEGLIDLYLD from the coding sequence ATGAATATTGAAGAGTGCTTTTATTTAGGTTACACTTCTAAACTTCATGGTAAACAGGGAGAACTCATCGCTAAATTAGATGTAGATAATCCCGAAAAATACAAAAAATTGGAATCAGTCCTTATCCGAGTTCATAAACAGGATAATGTGCTGATTCCTTTTTTTATTACCAATACTCAAGTACTGAATAACGGAACTATTAAATTAAAAATAGATGATGTTGATTCGGTTGATTCAGCCAAAGAGCTTATTGGAAAAGAGTTATACCTTCCTTTAACACAATTACCAAAATTAACTGGCAATAAGTTTTATTACCACGAAGTTGTTGGCTATAAAGTTGTTGATGAAATTAAAGGTGAGTTGGGAATTATTAAAGAAGTTTTAGACTACCCTACTCAAGCTATTATTGAAATAACTCATCCCAGCAAAAAAGAAATTTTGATACCAATTACTGACCAAGTAATTAAGAATGTAAACAGAGAAGAGCAACTTATTGAAGTTTTAGCTCCTGAAGGATTAATTGACTTATATTTAGATTAA
- a CDS encoding aminopeptidase P N-terminal domain-containing protein, with protein sequence MVKKLIFISLCFLLTFISKAQENTLAIQTVPELINLDYDTDLLTPSFFSKNRNALRQLMPANSVAVFFANPIRNRSNDVDYEYHQDPNFYYLSGLREPHAVLLIFKEPQQFGNGTKTDELLFLQKRDASDEVWTGKRQGVEGATKFLGINIAFTGEEFSSFETELDSFDKILITELPEDVKNLDQKDDLYNLIGSFKLKTEKSNAKIDDQDLKYMMAQLRQIKSDEEIILLKKAIEMTCDAQIELMKALKPNMTEYQSEAIVEYVFKKNGAEYPGFPSILGGGENSCILHYTSNRKPLNGNDMLVSDIGAEYHGYTADVTRTLPTDGIFSEEEKIIYNIVYEAQQAGITQCKAGNKFWDPHNAATEIISTKLMELGIIDKAYKVREYFMHGTSHYLGLDVHDAGLYTPLEKGNVITVEPGIYIAEGSDCDPKWWNIGVRIEDDILITEGEPITLSAKAPRKIEEIEALMKEESKFE encoded by the coding sequence ATGGTTAAAAAATTAATTTTTATATCCCTTTGTTTCTTACTTACTTTTATCAGTAAAGCTCAAGAAAACACACTTGCTATTCAAACAGTTCCTGAATTAATAAACCTAGACTACGATACTGATTTATTAACTCCTAGTTTTTTCTCAAAAAATAGAAATGCTTTAAGACAATTAATGCCTGCAAACTCTGTTGCTGTATTTTTTGCAAACCCAATACGTAACCGTTCTAATGATGTAGATTATGAATATCATCAAGATCCTAACTTTTATTATCTAAGCGGATTAAGAGAACCACATGCTGTACTTTTAATTTTTAAAGAGCCTCAACAATTTGGGAACGGAACAAAAACTGATGAACTTTTGTTTTTACAAAAAAGAGATGCGAGTGATGAAGTATGGACAGGAAAAAGACAAGGAGTAGAAGGGGCCACAAAATTTCTAGGAATAAATATTGCCTTCACTGGCGAAGAGTTTAGTTCATTTGAAACAGAATTAGACTCATTTGATAAGATTTTAATTACTGAATTACCCGAAGATGTAAAAAATTTAGACCAAAAAGACGATCTCTATAATCTTATCGGTTCTTTTAAATTAAAAACAGAAAAATCTAATGCTAAAATTGACGATCAAGATTTAAAATACATGATGGCTCAATTGCGTCAAATAAAATCTGACGAAGAAATTATATTGCTAAAAAAAGCAATAGAAATGACTTGTGATGCTCAAATTGAATTAATGAAAGCATTAAAACCGAATATGACAGAATATCAATCAGAAGCTATTGTTGAATATGTTTTCAAAAAAAATGGAGCTGAATACCCTGGTTTCCCTTCAATATTAGGTGGTGGTGAAAACTCTTGTATTCTACATTACACTTCAAACCGAAAACCACTTAATGGAAATGATATGTTGGTAAGCGATATTGGAGCTGAATACCATGGATACACCGCTGATGTTACCAGAACACTACCAACAGATGGTATTTTCTCTGAAGAAGAAAAAATTATTTACAATATTGTTTATGAAGCTCAACAAGCGGGAATTACACAATGTAAAGCTGGCAACAAGTTTTGGGACCCACATAATGCTGCAACAGAAATTATTTCTACAAAATTAATGGAGCTAGGAATAATTGACAAAGCCTACAAGGTTAGAGAATATTTTATGCACGGCACTTCTCACTATTTAGGATTGGATGTGCACGATGCTGGACTTTACACTCCTTTAGAAAAAGGAAACGTAATTACTGTAGAGCCTGGAATTTATATTGCTGAAGGCAGTGATTGTGACCCAAAATGGTGGAACATTGGTGTAAGAATTGAGGATGACATTTTAATAACTGAAGGCGAACCGATTACTTTATCTGCTAAAGCTCCTCGTAAAATTGAAGAAATTGAAGCATTGATGAAAGAGGAAAGTAAGTTTGAGTAA
- a CDS encoding group III truncated hemoglobin — protein sequence MRDIETKEDIAFLMNEFYSKMLKDDLIGYIFTDVAHLDLQKHLPSLTNFWENMLLNANGYKKNVMDIHFKLNAKEELQKAHFNRWLELLVETVKEHYKGEKAQRMLNSANSIAGVMQFKLGKMN from the coding sequence ATGAGAGACATCGAAACCAAAGAAGATATTGCATTTTTAATGAATGAATTTTATTCTAAAATGCTAAAAGATGATTTGATTGGCTACATTTTTACTGATGTTGCTCATTTGGATTTACAAAAGCATTTACCATCGTTAACCAATTTTTGGGAGAACATGTTGTTAAACGCGAATGGGTATAAAAAGAATGTAATGGATATCCATTTTAAACTAAATGCTAAAGAGGAGCTTCAGAAGGCTCATTTTAATCGGTGGTTGGAATTGCTTGTTGAAACTGTAAAAGAGCATTATAAAGGAGAAAAAGCGCAAAGAATGTTGAATAGTGCAAATTCAATTGCAGGAGTAATGCAGTTTAAGTTGGGTAAAATGAATTAA
- the rpmB gene encoding 50S ribosomal protein L28, with amino-acid sequence MSKVCQITGKKVITGNNVSHSKRRTKRKFYPNLQTKKFFIPEEDKWITLKVSNAALRTIDKNGITATMKEAKAKGFL; translated from the coding sequence ATGTCAAAAGTTTGTCAAATAACAGGAAAGAAAGTAATTACAGGTAATAATGTATCTCACTCTAAGAGAAGAACAAAAAGAAAATTTTACCCAAACTTACAAACTAAAAAATTCTTTATTCCAGAAGAAGATAAGTGGATTACACTTAAAGTTTCTAATGCAGCATTAAGAACTATTGATAAAAATGGTATTACTGCTACTATGAAAGAAGCTAAAGCTAAAGGATTTTTATAA
- a CDS encoding TonB-dependent receptor: MKKLFFLALATGLSVNCFSQFTISGTIKDSLSNPVPGATVRISETFKGIFSDNNGFYELKNLAEGDYKLEVSFVGYSTQTFVIKGLNKDVEVNFDLKNSSQNLDQVVVSATRVGENSPIAHTNISGKELEKNNLGQDIPFLLQNSVSMVSTSDAGAGVGYTGFRLRGSDATRINVTINGIPVNDAESQGVYWVNMPDLASSTENIQIQRGVGSSTNGAGAFGGSVNLQTTTLKEKAYSELSTSYGSFNTQKYTAKVGTGLINGHWAFDGRASYIKSDGYIDRATSDLKSYYFSGGYYGKKTAIKAIYFAGKEKTYQSWWGTPESRITGNKEDMEAHALNNGLDSSQTHNLLNAGRTYNYYEYENEIDNYAQDHFQLHFSHQFNAKFSANAALHYTYGRGYYEQFRQGDDFADYNLPDLVIGSDIITSTNLIRRRWLDNDFYGATYNLKYTSTKLAITLGGGNNVYEGGHFGELVWMEYANGSNIRDRYYDNTGEKKDFNSFLKADYLVGEKLTVFADMQVRRVEYSTKGIDNNQNVLAIDTTFIFFNPKGGLSYQLSDKVRTYASVSVGNHEPVRNDFIDNPANKQPKHEMMIDYELGVDVKLKKVLIQGNFYYMDYTNQLILTGELNDVGSSIRANVDKSYRAGFELNTSVLLSKRVSVNLNTTISQNKIADFTEVLYDYTNGYDVIENKYNNTDIAFSPNVISAASMVYNPLKSLSLMLQGKYVGEQFLDNTSNSKRQIDAYYTLDAGLSYTLFPKKLKEVSFSILANNILNNLYSSNGYTYSYIYGETITENFFYPQAGSNFLAGITVKF, encoded by the coding sequence ATGAAAAAGTTATTTTTTTTGGCGTTAGCAACTGGCTTATCAGTCAATTGTTTTTCACAGTTCACAATTTCAGGAACAATTAAAGATTCGTTGTCGAATCCTGTGCCTGGTGCAACAGTTCGAATTTCAGAAACCTTTAAAGGGATTTTTTCTGATAACAATGGTTTTTATGAGTTAAAAAATCTCGCTGAAGGGGATTATAAGCTTGAAGTTAGTTTTGTTGGCTACTCTACTCAAACTTTTGTGATTAAAGGATTAAACAAAGATGTAGAGGTAAATTTTGATTTAAAAAATTCATCTCAAAATTTAGATCAAGTAGTTGTTTCGGCAACAAGAGTTGGTGAAAATTCACCTATTGCTCATACTAACATCTCCGGAAAAGAGTTGGAGAAAAATAATTTAGGGCAAGATATTCCATTCTTACTTCAAAATTCTGTATCAATGGTTTCTACAAGTGATGCTGGAGCAGGAGTTGGTTATACTGGTTTTAGATTAAGAGGCTCAGATGCCACTCGAATTAATGTAACGATAAATGGAATTCCAGTAAATGATGCAGAATCACAAGGAGTTTATTGGGTGAACATGCCAGATTTAGCTTCTTCTACTGAAAATATTCAAATACAAAGAGGAGTTGGTTCTTCTACAAATGGAGCTGGTGCTTTTGGAGGTTCTGTAAACTTGCAAACAACAACATTAAAAGAGAAAGCTTATAGTGAGTTGTCAACTTCTTATGGCTCATTTAATACCCAAAAGTATACAGCTAAAGTAGGTACAGGATTAATTAATGGACATTGGGCTTTTGATGGGAGAGCATCTTACATAAAGTCTGATGGTTATATTGATAGAGCAACTTCTGATTTAAAGAGTTATTATTTTTCAGGAGGTTATTATGGTAAAAAGACAGCTATAAAAGCAATCTATTTTGCAGGAAAAGAAAAAACTTACCAATCATGGTGGGGAACACCAGAAAGCAGAATAACTGGCAATAAAGAGGACATGGAAGCTCATGCATTAAATAATGGATTAGACTCTTCACAAACACACAATTTATTAAATGCTGGAAGAACATATAATTATTATGAATATGAAAATGAAATAGATAACTATGCTCAAGATCATTTTCAATTACATTTCTCCCATCAGTTTAATGCTAAATTTTCAGCTAATGCAGCATTGCATTATACTTATGGGAGAGGATATTATGAGCAATTCAGGCAGGGAGATGATTTTGCTGATTATAATTTACCTGATTTAGTAATTGGGAGCGATATTATTACTTCTACTAATCTAATTAGAAGAAGGTGGTTGGATAACGATTTTTATGGAGCTACTTATAATTTAAAATATACTTCAACTAAATTGGCAATAACCTTGGGTGGAGGAAATAACGTTTATGAAGGTGGTCACTTTGGAGAGTTAGTTTGGATGGAATACGCTAATGGATCAAACATCAGAGATCGTTATTATGATAATACAGGTGAGAAAAAAGATTTTAATTCTTTTTTAAAAGCAGATTATTTAGTTGGTGAAAAACTGACTGTTTTTGCTGATATGCAGGTAAGAAGAGTTGAGTATTCAACAAAAGGAATTGACAACAATCAAAATGTTTTAGCAATCGATACTACTTTTATTTTCTTTAATCCTAAAGGTGGGTTGAGTTATCAATTGAGTGATAAGGTTAGAACTTATGCTTCTGTAAGTGTTGGTAATCATGAGCCAGTGCGTAATGATTTTATTGACAATCCTGCCAATAAACAACCAAAACATGAAATGATGATTGATTATGAATTAGGAGTTGATGTGAAATTGAAAAAAGTATTGATTCAAGGAAATTTCTATTATATGGATTATACTAATCAGTTGATATTGACTGGAGAACTAAATGATGTTGGGTCATCAATTCGAGCAAACGTTGACAAAAGTTATCGTGCAGGTTTTGAGTTGAATACAAGCGTGTTATTAAGTAAACGAGTATCAGTAAATTTAAATACAACTATTTCACAAAATAAAATTGCTGATTTTACAGAAGTTCTTTACGATTATACAAATGGTTATGATGTGATTGAAAATAAATATAACAACACTGATATTGCTTTTTCTCCAAATGTTATTAGTGCAGCTTCGATGGTTTATAATCCTTTAAAATCATTAAGCTTAATGCTTCAAGGGAAGTATGTTGGAGAACAATTTTTAGATAATACATCAAACAGCAAAAGACAAATAGACGCTTATTATACATTAGATGCTGGTTTGTCTTATACTTTATTCCCTAAAAAATTAAAAGAGGTTTCGTTTAGCATATTAGCAAACAACATATTAAACAATTTATATAGTAGTAATGGGTACACCTACAGTTATATTTATGGGGAGACTATTACTGAAAACTTTTTTTACCCTCAAGCAGGCTCTAATTTTTTAGCAGGTATAACGGTTAAATTTTAA
- a CDS encoding DUF6265 family protein, which yields MKMGTLAQKSIKLFIVVLIFLTSCTPKETITLNQLNWLLGSREMVSGNQLILETWEQENDTLFIGKSYNITQYDTVLTETIQVIQKENIIYYIPLVFDQNGGEPVLFELKSEHPEQLIFENKEHDFPNRICYYKDGGNINVWIEGGDKKIDFYFIKTK from the coding sequence ATGAAAATGGGCACATTGGCACAGAAGAGCATTAAACTATTTATAGTTGTTTTAATCTTTTTAACTAGCTGTACTCCAAAAGAAACGATAACTCTTAATCAATTAAACTGGTTGTTGGGAAGCAGAGAAATGGTTTCAGGTAATCAGTTAATTCTTGAAACTTGGGAGCAAGAAAATGATACGCTCTTTATTGGAAAATCGTATAATATTACCCAATACGACACAGTGCTAACCGAAACCATTCAAGTTATTCAAAAAGAAAATATTATCTATTATATTCCGTTAGTATTTGACCAAAATGGAGGAGAGCCTGTTTTATTTGAATTAAAATCGGAACACCCAGAGCAATTAATTTTTGAGAACAAGGAGCATGATTTTCCAAATAGAATTTGTTACTACAAAGATGGTGGTAATATTAATGTTTGGATAGAGGGCGGGGACAAGAAAATTGATTTTTATTTTATAAAAACGAAGTGA
- a CDS encoding NADP-dependent isocitrate dehydrogenase: protein MAEKSKIFYTKTDEAPALATYSFLPIVKAFTASSDIEVETKDISLAARILANFADVLPANQQVNDALAELGALAKTPEANIIKLPNISASVPQLTEAIKELQAKGYAIPDYPGDDATKAKYAKVLGSAVNPVLREGNSDRRAPKAVKNYAKQHPHSMGAWSADSKTHVASMSANDFYGSEKSLTIANATDVKIEFVGNDGNTKTLKASTPLLAGEIIDCSAMSLSSLKTFVAKEIEDAKAKGVLFSVHMKATMMKVSDPIIFGAIVEVFYKEIFEQYTDLFAELGVNTNNGLGDVYTKITGHAKEAEVKAAIDELYKFKPAVAMVNSDKGITNLHVPSDVIIDASMPAMIRTSGQMWNAAGQQQDTKAIIPDRCYAGIYQSTIDFCKKNGAFDPTTMGTVPNVGLMAQKAEEYGSHDKTFQMEADGSVKVIDSNGTVLMEQKVEAGDIFRMCQVKDAPIQDWVKLAVSRARATGVPAVFWLDENRAHDREIIKKVNTYLPNHDISGLEILIKNPDEATTFTLARVKAGQDTISVTGNVLRDYLTDLFPILELGTSAKMLSIVPLMNGGGLFETGAGGSAPKHVQQFIEEGYLRWDSLGEFLALAVSLEHVAITRNNPKAQVLADALDAATEKFLENDKSPARKIGQIDNRGSHFYLAMYWAEALAAQNNNAELKAEFTPIADALRTNEVAINQELIGAQGKSQNINGYYFADEDLVAKAMQPSVTLNNILAPLSVA, encoded by the coding sequence ATGGCAGAAAAATCAAAAATATTTTACACTAAAACTGATGAGGCTCCAGCTTTAGCAACATACTCATTCCTTCCAATCGTAAAGGCTTTTACTGCTTCTTCTGATATAGAGGTTGAAACGAAAGATATTTCATTGGCGGCAAGAATTCTAGCAAATTTTGCTGATGTTTTACCTGCTAACCAACAGGTAAACGATGCTTTAGCTGAGTTAGGAGCTTTAGCAAAAACTCCAGAAGCAAACATTATTAAGTTACCAAATATTTCTGCTTCTGTTCCTCAATTAACTGAAGCAATAAAAGAATTACAAGCAAAAGGTTATGCTATTCCTGATTATCCAGGTGATGATGCTACTAAAGCAAAATATGCAAAAGTGTTAGGTTCTGCTGTTAATCCTGTTTTACGAGAGGGAAACTCTGATAGAAGAGCTCCAAAAGCAGTAAAAAATTATGCGAAACAACATCCACATTCTATGGGTGCTTGGAGTGCTGATTCTAAAACGCATGTGGCAAGTATGAGTGCTAATGATTTTTATGGAAGTGAAAAATCGTTAACTATTGCCAATGCTACAGATGTAAAAATTGAGTTTGTTGGCAATGATGGAAATACAAAAACATTAAAAGCATCAACTCCGCTTTTAGCAGGAGAAATAATTGATTGTTCAGCAATGAGTTTAAGTTCTTTAAAAACATTTGTTGCTAAAGAAATAGAAGATGCTAAAGCTAAAGGTGTTTTGTTTTCAGTTCATATGAAGGCGACCATGATGAAAGTATCTGATCCAATTATTTTTGGAGCAATAGTAGAAGTTTTTTACAAAGAGATATTTGAACAATATACTGATTTGTTTGCTGAATTAGGCGTGAATACAAATAATGGTTTGGGTGATGTTTATACAAAAATTACTGGTCATGCTAAAGAAGCTGAGGTAAAGGCTGCAATTGATGAATTGTATAAATTTAAACCAGCTGTGGCAATGGTAAACTCTGATAAAGGAATTACAAATTTACATGTGCCAAGTGATGTAATTATTGATGCAAGTATGCCTGCGATGATTCGTACTTCAGGTCAAATGTGGAATGCAGCTGGACAGCAACAAGATACAAAAGCAATAATTCCAGACAGATGTTATGCTGGTATATATCAATCAACTATTGATTTCTGTAAAAAGAATGGAGCTTTTGACCCAACAACAATGGGAACAGTTCCTAATGTTGGTTTAATGGCTCAAAAAGCAGAAGAGTACGGTTCTCACGATAAAACATTCCAAATGGAGGCCGATGGATCGGTTAAGGTAATTGACTCAAATGGGACGGTATTAATGGAGCAGAAAGTAGAAGCTGGAGATATTTTTAGAATGTGCCAGGTAAAAGATGCTCCAATTCAAGATTGGGTAAAATTAGCTGTTAGTAGAGCTAGAGCAACTGGAGTGCCTGCTGTTTTTTGGTTAGATGAAAACAGAGCTCATGATAGAGAGATTATTAAAAAGGTAAATACATATTTGCCAAATCATGATATATCAGGATTAGAAATTTTAATTAAAAACCCTGATGAAGCAACTACTTTCACTTTAGCAAGAGTGAAAGCCGGACAAGATACCATTTCGGTAACTGGAAATGTTTTAAGAGATTACCTAACAGATTTATTTCCAATTTTAGAATTAGGAACATCCGCAAAAATGTTGTCAATTGTTCCGTTAATGAATGGCGGAGGGTTGTTTGAAACAGGTGCTGGAGGTTCTGCACCAAAACATGTTCAACAATTTATTGAAGAAGGTTATTTACGTTGGGATTCTTTGGGTGAATTTTTAGCTTTAGCAGTTTCGTTAGAGCATGTTGCTATAACAAGAAACAATCCTAAGGCACAAGTTTTAGCAGATGCTTTAGATGCAGCAACTGAAAAGTTTTTAGAAAATGATAAATCACCAGCTCGTAAAATTGGACAAATCGACAATAGAGGTTCTCATTTTTACTTAGCAATGTATTGGGCAGAAGCTTTAGCTGCTCAAAATAATAATGCTGAATTAAAAGCAGAATTTACTCCAATTGCTGATGCATTAAGAACTAATGAAGTAGCTATTAATCAAGAATTAATTGGAGCTCAAGGTAAATCTCAGAACATTAATGGTTATTACTTTGCAGATGAAGATTTAGTTGCAAAAGCTATGCAGCCTAGTGTTACTTTAAACAATATATTAGCACCTTTAAGTGTTGCTTAA